The following proteins are co-located in the Paludisphaera mucosa genome:
- a CDS encoding TolC family protein: MIPEAAPLGDMVKGRRDEIVRPPSPATLLEPEVRPIDLNTALRLAGAQNPQLLIARQRVVEASALQQLAAAQFLPSLNAGGNYDTHTGNLQQSNGNILSVNRSALYLGAGSGAVAAGTVNVPGVVLEGNVAVAVFGYLASRQVVAQRGFDAWAVRNQAFLQTTLAYSELLRAEGRRAIALQVRDEAKRVADLTASYANAGQGRAADAHRAQTELESREYDVQAAEEAVLVSSARLCFVLNVDPSLRLHPTDAFVVPHPIVPDPTPVAELIALGLLQRPELKDRQAAIRESLVMLEGARALPFSPTVLIGYSAGGFGGGSNLVRPVFGGFGGRSDYDVVAYWTLRNLGVGNASLINLAKARLGVAKYQEIAILDRVRAEVAEAYAKTHARYARIGTSQKAVASGVKGFREDLIRIENTVAPAIETVDSLRLLARARFAYLDAIIDYDRAQFELYVALGQPPADMLAHPAPVDGVGPTAAATKPATPAGDVPPETPAAPGNGPPSGP; the protein is encoded by the coding sequence GTGATCCCTGAGGCCGCGCCCCTGGGCGATATGGTGAAGGGCCGGCGCGACGAGATCGTCCGTCCCCCTTCGCCGGCGACCCTCCTGGAGCCGGAGGTCCGGCCGATCGACCTGAACACGGCGCTGCGGCTGGCCGGGGCCCAGAACCCGCAGCTGCTGATCGCCCGCCAGCGGGTCGTCGAGGCGTCGGCGCTGCAGCAGCTCGCCGCGGCGCAGTTCCTGCCGTCGCTCAACGCGGGCGGGAACTACGACACGCACACGGGCAACCTGCAGCAGTCGAACGGCAACATCCTCTCCGTCAACCGCTCGGCCCTCTACCTCGGCGCCGGCAGCGGGGCGGTGGCCGCAGGCACCGTCAACGTCCCGGGCGTGGTCCTCGAAGGGAACGTCGCGGTCGCCGTGTTCGGCTACCTCGCGTCGCGGCAGGTCGTGGCCCAGCGCGGCTTCGACGCCTGGGCCGTCCGCAACCAGGCGTTCCTGCAGACGACCCTCGCCTATTCGGAGCTGCTGCGGGCCGAGGGCCGCCGCGCGATCGCCTTGCAGGTGCGCGACGAGGCGAAGCGGGTGGCCGACCTGACCGCGTCGTACGCCAACGCCGGCCAGGGCCGCGCCGCCGACGCCCACCGGGCGCAGACCGAACTGGAGAGCCGCGAGTACGACGTCCAGGCGGCCGAGGAGGCCGTCCTCGTCTCGTCGGCGCGGCTCTGCTTCGTGCTGAACGTCGACCCCTCGCTCCGGCTGCACCCCACCGACGCCTTCGTCGTCCCACATCCGATCGTCCCCGACCCGACGCCAGTCGCGGAGCTGATCGCGCTGGGGCTGCTCCAGCGCCCCGAGCTGAAGGACCGCCAGGCGGCCATCCGCGAGTCGCTCGTCATGCTCGAAGGGGCCCGCGCCCTGCCCTTCTCTCCCACCGTGCTGATCGGCTACAGCGCCGGCGGCTTCGGCGGCGGCAGCAACCTCGTCCGACCCGTGTTCGGCGGCTTCGGCGGCCGATCGGATTACGACGTGGTGGCCTACTGGACCCTGCGCAACCTGGGCGTCGGTAATGCGTCCCTGATCAACCTGGCCAAGGCCCGTCTGGGCGTGGCGAAGTATCAGGAGATCGCGATCCTCGACCGCGTGCGGGCCGAGGTGGCCGAGGCCTACGCCAAGACCCACGCCCGCTACGCGCGGATCGGGACGTCGCAGAAGGCCGTCGCGAGCGGCGTGAAGGGGTTCCGCGAGGACCTGATCCGGATCGAGAACACGGTGGCCCCGGCCATCGAGACCGTCGACAGCCTCCGCCTGCTCGCCCGCGCCCGGTTCGCGTACCTCGACGCGATCATCGACTACGACCGGGCGCAGTTCGAGCTCTACGTCGCCCTGGGCCAGCCGCCCGCCGACATGCTCGCCCACCCGGCGCCGGTCGACGGCGTGGGGCCGACCGCCGCGGCGACGAAGCCAGCCACCCCCGCCGGCGACGTCCCGCCGGAAACGCCCGCCGCGCCCGGCAACGGCCCGCCTTCCGGCCCTTGA
- a CDS encoding TolC family protein, whose amino-acid sequence MPTSNAAPPPPGDFEAPSIPPKDSEFAIDLTAALRLAEAENPLIAEARQRIGEAAAALQGAQVLLLPSLNLGTTYHNHLGNLQRSSGRILDLREQSLYFGGGSDVFAASTVEVPAVSIFSPLTDAVFEPLAARQQVVRTRFDARATANSILLEVSQQYFELMATEAFLRVRRETAEQGTEVARLTRAYADAGEGRDADAERAATELSLIVVEVRQAEEEAAVAAARLAHRLHLDQAVRIRPIAPAAEVVTIVDPARTLPELLEAALAGRPEVGARSAAIDAAEYRHKQEQFRPLLPTLWVGFSAGGFGGGGSPFGTQLGNFGGRSDFDVSLFWTVRNLGMGNLSLQRRREAEVGQAVGERARTIAEVRAEVASAYASVAASRRQVDVTAFQLASAEKGFREDLDRIRSTVGRPIEVVNSLQLLNNARIARIRAVTDYNQAELRLFVALGSPPPLSGPADAPLPAAPIASPPLPPLAGLVAPGPLPFPRHATPSRGDAAP is encoded by the coding sequence GTGCCGACGTCGAACGCCGCGCCCCCTCCGCCGGGCGATTTCGAGGCGCCATCGATCCCCCCCAAGGATTCCGAGTTCGCGATCGACCTGACGGCGGCCCTGCGGCTGGCCGAGGCCGAGAACCCGCTGATCGCCGAGGCGCGGCAGCGGATCGGCGAGGCCGCCGCCGCGTTGCAGGGGGCGCAGGTCCTGCTGCTCCCCTCGCTCAACCTGGGGACGACCTACCACAACCACCTCGGCAACCTCCAGCGCTCCTCGGGGCGGATCCTCGACCTGCGGGAGCAGTCGCTCTACTTCGGCGGCGGGTCGGACGTCTTCGCCGCCAGCACCGTCGAGGTCCCGGCCGTCAGCATCTTCAGCCCGTTGACCGACGCCGTTTTTGAGCCCCTGGCCGCGCGGCAGCAGGTCGTGAGGACGCGGTTCGACGCCAGGGCGACCGCCAACAGCATCCTCCTGGAGGTCTCGCAGCAGTACTTCGAGCTGATGGCGACCGAGGCCTTCCTCAGGGTCCGCCGCGAGACCGCCGAACAGGGGACCGAGGTCGCCCGGCTGACGCGGGCCTACGCCGACGCCGGGGAAGGCCGCGACGCCGACGCCGAGCGCGCCGCCACCGAACTGAGCCTGATCGTCGTCGAGGTCCGCCAGGCCGAGGAGGAGGCCGCCGTCGCGGCGGCCCGGCTGGCGCACCGCCTCCACCTCGACCAGGCGGTGCGGATCCGGCCGATCGCCCCCGCCGCCGAGGTCGTCACGATCGTCGATCCGGCGCGGACGCTGCCCGAGCTGCTGGAGGCCGCTCTGGCCGGCCGGCCCGAGGTCGGGGCGCGATCGGCCGCGATCGACGCGGCGGAGTACCGCCACAAGCAGGAGCAGTTCCGCCCGCTCCTCCCCACGCTCTGGGTCGGTTTCAGCGCCGGCGGCTTCGGCGGCGGCGGCAGCCCCTTCGGCACCCAGCTCGGGAACTTCGGCGGCCGCAGCGACTTCGACGTCTCCCTCTTCTGGACGGTCCGCAACCTGGGGATGGGCAACCTCTCGCTCCAGCGCCGCCGCGAGGCCGAGGTCGGCCAGGCGGTCGGCGAGCGGGCCCGGACGATCGCCGAGGTCCGCGCCGAGGTGGCCTCCGCCTACGCTTCGGTCGCGGCCTCGCGTCGCCAGGTCGACGTGACCGCCTTCCAGCTCGCCAGCGCCGAGAAGGGCTTCCGGGAGGACTTGGATCGGATCCGCAGCACGGTCGGCCGGCCCATCGAGGTCGTCAACAGCCTCCAACTGCTGAACAACGCCCGCATCGCCCGCATCCGCGCCGTGACCGACTACAACCAGGCCGAGTTGCGGCTCTTCGTCGCCCTCGGCTCCCCTCCCCCGCTGAGCGGCCCGGCCGACGCGCCCCTCCCCGCGGCCCCCATCGCCTCGCCGCCGCTGCCCCCGCTCGCCGGCCTCGTCGCCCCTGGGCCGCTCCCCTTCCCGCGCCACGCCACGCCGTCGAGGGGGGATGCCGCCCCCTGA
- a CDS encoding efflux RND transporter periplasmic adaptor subunit, whose amino-acid sequence MSSTVEVEAGEASRGGKRSWRKPILATAAIGLAGAALSWHFASRRGEVRPAPTQDESRASVEPVAVRVVRLSEGGIQRTSSQIGTVQPYQEADLYAKVSGYLAKLHVDYGDSVKAGQLLAEIDDPEIVEEANRAAADLEQAEAAVVQAEAFVESAAADRAAFATAVEQARAEVDRYASMRTYHEKKFARYRDLVAKQAIPQQIADEEEEGYESARASELGSRKGVLNAEAQLAAAAARVKKSQADVVEARANVDVARSKLAKARVLVAYTKITAPFDGVVTRRNVFPGAFIRSAEEGGVTPLLAIARIDEVRVVTQVPDRDVAWTDVGDAAEVTLDALAGQVFKGTVSRFAQSEDPTTRTMHTEIDLPNPEGKIRPGMYGVASILLDRESKGSTLPASVLVGESKGGKADVYVVKDGVARKTRVEIGADDGLRVQILSGMSPEDQAILNTGAVGDGTPVRVAPAAGPTRQADSQAAAGGGPHHG is encoded by the coding sequence GTGTCGAGCACAGTCGAAGTCGAGGCCGGCGAGGCGTCGCGGGGCGGCAAGCGTTCCTGGAGGAAGCCGATCCTCGCGACCGCCGCGATCGGCCTTGCGGGCGCCGCCCTGAGCTGGCATTTCGCGAGCCGCCGGGGCGAGGTGCGCCCGGCTCCCACACAGGACGAATCCCGGGCGAGCGTCGAGCCCGTCGCCGTCCGGGTCGTCCGGCTCTCGGAGGGGGGCATCCAGCGGACCAGCTCGCAGATCGGCACCGTGCAGCCGTACCAGGAGGCCGACCTGTACGCCAAGGTCTCGGGCTACCTGGCGAAGCTGCACGTCGACTACGGCGACTCGGTCAAGGCGGGCCAGCTGCTGGCGGAAATCGACGACCCGGAGATCGTGGAGGAGGCGAACCGGGCCGCCGCCGACCTCGAGCAGGCCGAGGCGGCCGTGGTGCAGGCCGAGGCCTTCGTCGAGTCGGCGGCCGCGGACCGCGCGGCCTTCGCGACGGCCGTGGAGCAGGCGAGGGCCGAGGTCGACCGCTACGCCTCGATGCGAACCTACCACGAGAAGAAGTTCGCGCGGTACCGCGACCTGGTGGCCAAGCAGGCGATCCCGCAGCAGATCGCCGACGAGGAGGAGGAAGGCTACGAGTCGGCGCGGGCCTCCGAGCTGGGCTCGCGCAAGGGGGTCCTGAACGCCGAGGCCCAGCTCGCCGCCGCGGCGGCGCGGGTGAAGAAGTCCCAGGCCGACGTGGTGGAGGCGAGGGCCAACGTCGACGTCGCCCGTTCGAAGCTCGCGAAGGCCCGGGTCCTCGTCGCCTACACGAAGATCACGGCGCCGTTCGACGGCGTGGTGACCCGGCGGAACGTCTTCCCGGGGGCGTTCATCCGGTCGGCGGAGGAGGGGGGGGTGACGCCGCTGCTGGCGATCGCGCGGATCGACGAGGTCCGCGTCGTCACCCAGGTCCCCGACCGCGACGTCGCCTGGACGGACGTCGGCGACGCGGCCGAGGTCACGCTCGACGCGCTCGCGGGCCAGGTCTTCAAGGGGACGGTCTCGCGGTTCGCCCAATCCGAGGATCCGACCACCCGGACCATGCACACCGAGATCGACCTGCCGAACCCGGAAGGGAAGATCCGGCCCGGCATGTACGGCGTCGCCTCCATCCTGCTCGACCGGGAGTCGAAGGGCTCGACGCTCCCCGCCTCGGTCCTCGTGGGCGAGTCGAAGGGGGGCAAGGCGGACGTCTACGTCGTCAAGGACGGCGTCGCCCGCAAGACGCGCGTCGAGATCGGCGCCGACGACGGGCTCCGGGTCCAGATCCTCTCGGGCATGAGCCCCGAGGACCAGGCCATCCTCAACACGGGCGCCGTCGGCGACGGGACGCCGGTCCGGGTCGCTCCGGCAGCGGGACCGACCCGCCAGGCGGACTCTCAGGCTGCCGCGGGCGGAGGCCCGCACCACGGCTGA